The following are from one region of the Lytechinus variegatus isolate NC3 chromosome 4, Lvar_3.0, whole genome shotgun sequence genome:
- the LOC121413852 gene encoding uncharacterized protein LOC121413852, translating into MDQNPDSFFVVQGRRTPVRDKSTGYLTNSQRTLSTKNLSQTSTFRNTKNGAWTGRESFRDTRQSWTDEPSPENPYEEIQDNLRAKSSELSLDLRSLNSSLNKSLNKSVTFNETLDDYKRPRDEDENSLDDTFEEELQRLIANDAHENHLHEQSLAGKAKSKATAQWFTDPIHLSQETEYPVFKSLGAKEHTVSSVKRTTGMLGTEMAQKKVASSISSDEEVRRYFPATFNEVPAVMQTLTPPPPMDSSTRSVVDRTTRSVVSDAGPRRTGSSRPPLPNGRSMSASDRHHNLKAMNRSSSRNGFPANGMSLRLSQGVTTQDPQLKAVKDYNYLKASQQFIDERVVASPFEYELSKLRMERLRIEEQRILETKRQEELERIRGPVPKWYELKTPNFTYEHAKNNQLNSSRQNWQSLYDYRNKLLSASQEFAKSTN; encoded by the exons ATGGATCAAAATCCAGACAGTTTTTTCGTTGTTCAAGGTCGTAGGACACCCGTCAG AGATAAAAGCACTGGATATCTGACCAACTCACAGCGAACCTTGAGCACAAAGAACTTGTCACAGACGTCTACTTTCCGCAACACCAAAAATGGTGCGTGGACAGGGAGAGAGTCATTTAGGGACACCAGGCAGTCTTGGACAGATGAGCCTTCACCGGAAAACCCTTATGAAGAAATTCAGGACAACCTCCGTGCCAAAAGTTCTGAGCTGAGCCTTGATCTACGTAGCCTCAACAGTAGCCTGAACAAAAGCCTCAATAAAAGCGTGACGTTCAATGAGACTCTAGATGACTACAAAAGGCCACGGGATGAAGATGAAAACAGTCTTGATGATACCTTTGAAGAGGAACTTCAGCGATTAATTGCAAATGATGCTCATGAGAATCACCTCCATGAACAAAGCCTTGCCGGCAAGGCCAAAAGTAAAGCCACTGCGCAGTGGTTTACTGATCCCATCCATCTGTCTCAAGAAACGGAGTATCCTGTTTTCAAAAGCCTTGGTGCCAAGGAACACACAGTGTCATCAGTAAAAAGGACTACAGGTATGCTAGGTACAGAGATGGCACAGAAAAAGGTTGCATCAAGTATCTCGTCTGATGAAGAAGTGAGAAGATATTTCCCGGCGACATTCAACGAAGTGCCTGCAGTCATGCAAACCCTGACTCCCCCGCCACCCATGGACTCCAGCACCCGAAGTGTAGTAGACAGGACTACAAGGAGTGTTGTGAGTGATGCTGGTCCGAGGAGGACTGGTTCTAGCAGACCTCCTCTCCCTAATGGCAGATCAATGAGTGCCTCTGACAGGCATCACAACCTGAAAGCTATGAATAGGAGTTCATCTCGGAATGGCTTTCCAGCTAATGGCATGTCCCTTAGACTCTCACAGGGTGTCACCACTCAGGATCCGCAGTTGAAGGCAGTGAAGGACTATAACTACTTAAAG GCATCCCAGCAGTTCATAGATGAGAGGGTTGTTGCATCTCCTTTTGAGTATGAGCTGTCTAAGCTCCGCATGGAGCGGCTCAGGATAGAGGAGCAAAGAATCTTGGAAACCAAGCGGCAGGAGGAGCTGGAGCGGATCAGAGGGCCAGTCCCAAAGTG GTATGAGCTGAAGACACCCAATTTCACCTACGAACATGCCAAGAACAATCAACTGAATAGCAGTAGGCAGAACTGGCAGAGCCTTTATGATTATCGCAACAAGCTGCTTTCTGCTTCCCAAGAGTTTGCCAAATCCACCAATTGA